The Coffea arabica cultivar ET-39 chromosome 4e, Coffea Arabica ET-39 HiFi, whole genome shotgun sequence genome includes a window with the following:
- the LOC113740867 gene encoding protein FAR1-RELATED SEQUENCE 5-like, producing MDCSKLAKDGTPELGMEFNSEEDAYKFYNKYAFKMCFSVRKDYLNKDKDGMTTSRRYSCCKECVKRKYESDVMPKRTRAPMKTGCGAKMVIVLFRGTMKYRVHDLVLEHNHELHITQCAQ from the coding sequence ATGGATTGCAGCAAATTGGCAAAAGATGGGACCCCTGAATTAGGAATGGAGTTCAACAGTGAAGAGGATGCGTACAAGTTTTACAACAAGTATGCCTTTAAAATGTGTTTCAGTGTACGTAAAGACTATCTGAATAAAGACAAAGACGGTATGACCACGTCTAGGAGATATAGTTGCTGCAAGGAATGTGTGAAGCGCAAGTACGAAAGTGATGTGATGCCAAAAAGGACACGAGCGCCGATGAAAACAGGGTGTGGAGCTAAAATGGTTATCGTGTTGTTTAGAGGGACAATGAAGTACCGTGTGCATGACCTTGTCTTAGAGCATAATCATGAGTTGCACATTACTCAATGTGCGCAATGA
- the LOC140005517 gene encoding protein FAR1-RELATED SEQUENCE 5-like, translating into MPSQRKVSVAQGFQAEISENAGLSLKQSHDLMGKEAGGMGNVGYTRDDLKRYLRTRRERSLKYGEAGMLIDYNFFGDVVTFDTSYKTNKEYRPLGVFVGFNQHRQIVIFGAALMYDETIDSFKWIFGTF; encoded by the exons ATGCCATCACAAAGAAAAGTAAGTGTGGCTCAAGGATTCCAAGCTGAAATAAGCGAGAATGCTGGACTTTCATTGAAACAGAGCCATGACCTTATGGGAAAGGAGGCAGGTGGGATGGGTAATGTGGGATATACTCGGGATGATCTTAAACGATATCTTCGAACAAGACGGGAAAGGAGCTTGAAATATGGAGAAGCAG GAATGTTAATTGACTACAACTTTTTTGGAGACGTAGTCACATTCGACACatcctacaaaacaaataaagaatatCGGCCACTTGGAGTATTTGTGGGTTTTAACCAGCATAGGCAAATTGTGATATTCGGTGCTGCCCTTATGTATGATGAGACGATAGATTCTTTCAAATGGATATTTGGTACATTTTAG